In Candidatus Sericytochromatia bacterium, a single window of DNA contains:
- a CDS encoding class I SAM-dependent methyltransferase yields MLQTGDPRLADLPRWDGTHALVWAAPGWAGATPEFGGTILRKLPGATQLPEPLSARYDAVALLGVLSHVANPTSWLHAARAALRPGAVLLLVEELEGPLEPAAALHREIRRLVRAEAGGGEAEWPPLRRFQLGSIIQGLGLGDYGFSPWMPPNSMEVAAANPQLTQERDALERLAQASTSGARRDEASALLRRLETERPAWGPVMRVWGIAPAQ; encoded by the coding sequence ATGCTGCAAACGGGAGACCCAAGACTGGCAGATTTGCCGCGCTGGGACGGCACCCATGCCCTCGTCTGGGCTGCGCCCGGCTGGGCAGGCGCCACGCCTGAATTTGGCGGGACCATCTTGCGCAAGCTTCCGGGTGCCACCCAACTCCCCGAGCCCCTTTCGGCCCGCTATGATGCGGTGGCGTTGCTGGGGGTGCTGAGTCACGTGGCCAACCCCACCTCGTGGTTGCATGCTGCGCGGGCCGCCCTGCGGCCGGGGGCGGTGTTGCTGCTGGTCGAAGAACTGGAGGGCCCCTTGGAGCCGGCGGCGGCCTTGCACCGGGAGATTCGTCGACTGGTCCGCGCCGAAGCGGGCGGTGGGGAAGCGGAATGGCCGCCATTGCGACGTTTTCAACTCGGTTCCATCATTCAGGGGTTGGGCCTGGGCGACTACGGCTTTTCTCCCTGGATGCCCCCGAATTCGATGGAGGTCGCGGCCGCGAACCCGCAGCTCACCCAGGAGCGGGACGCCCTCGAAAGGCTGGCGCAGGCCAGCACGAGCGGCGCGCGACGCGATGAAGCGAGCGCGCTGCTGCGTCGCCTGGAAACCGAGCGGCCAGCCTGGGGCCCCGTGATGCGTGTGTGGGGCATCGCGCCTGCCCAATGA
- a CDS encoding uroporphyrinogen-III synthase: MARSADVLHGRVLWITRPLEQAGDWIHACERAGARPISVPCVAIEALTDGALRAQCQLLLSQADWLLLTSPTVVRVLATCLAGEPPRRSLRVAAVGPGTAARARELGFSVELVAERADSEGLAHILRREVPLRGRLVFLPQGDRAADALTLRLQQAGAAVSPLTIYTNRAPVGLRDTVDRALTDAPPDWVLFASGSAFDHWREAWPLHAGRQRPHLASIGPHTSAVIRQAGHDVAAEAKQPTIQSLLAALASAATPSEGDG, encoded by the coding sequence GTGGCGCGCTCAGCTGACGTCCTGCACGGCCGGGTTCTCTGGATCACCCGCCCGCTGGAACAGGCAGGGGATTGGATACACGCCTGCGAACGCGCGGGGGCACGCCCCATTTCCGTGCCGTGTGTGGCCATCGAGGCGTTGACCGACGGGGCCTTGCGGGCCCAGTGCCAGCTCTTGCTGAGCCAGGCTGACTGGTTGCTATTGACCAGCCCCACCGTGGTGCGGGTGCTTGCCACGTGTCTGGCCGGAGAGCCTCCGAGGCGCTCGCTGCGAGTGGCCGCAGTGGGGCCCGGCACGGCGGCCCGCGCCCGCGAACTCGGTTTTTCCGTCGAACTGGTCGCAGAACGGGCCGACAGCGAAGGTCTGGCGCACATCCTGCGACGGGAGGTGCCACTGCGTGGCCGTCTGGTCTTCTTGCCGCAGGGAGACCGCGCCGCAGACGCCCTCACCTTGCGCCTCCAGCAGGCCGGCGCAGCGGTCAGTCCCCTCACCATTTACACCAATCGCGCACCGGTAGGCCTCCGCGACACCGTCGACCGAGCGCTGACGGATGCGCCACCGGACTGGGTTCTGTTTGCCAGCGGTTCGGCCTTCGACCATTGGCGGGAGGCCTGGCCCCTGCACGCGGGGCGTCAACGGCCCCACCTGGCCTCGATCGGCCCTCACACCAGCGCGGTGATTCGGCAAGCCGGCCACGACGTGGCGGCAGAGGCCAAACAGCCCACCATTCAGAGCCTGCTGGCCGCGCTGGCCTCGGCCGCAACACCCTCGGAAGGCGACGGATAG
- the hemN gene encoding oxygen-independent coproporphyrinogen III oxidase, with protein sequence MVPREILARYDVAGPRYTSYPTAPEWRDDFGPREAEQVLRDNHASRGHVPLSIYVHIPFCHKLCYFCGCNMWVTQKQELVERYLNAVEQELARVGELAGRGREVVQVHWGGGTPTYLDSAQITRLFQAITKHFRLRPEAEISLELHPAVTSFEQLATLRHLGFNRVSMGIQDFDAKVQETVNRVQPFEVTRDLIAECRRLGFLSVNTDLMYGLPHQTPAGFADTLDKVAAINPDRLALFNYAHVPWLKKHQSVFTPESLPSAETKLSLFEMAIARLLGMGYRYIGMDHFARPDDELTRHQADGTLRRNFMGYTTHADTDLLAFGPSAISDLAQAYVQNDRNVFDYMKRVEAGDLPVVRGLPLTPDDRLRRDVINRLFCLLHVSKDAVEAEFGIDFDATFAAALTALAPMEADGLLERGPRDLYVTSRGQILLRNLAMQFDAYLGRTPPSERRFSRTL encoded by the coding sequence ATGGTGCCCCGCGAGATCCTCGCGCGCTACGACGTGGCAGGCCCGCGCTACACCAGCTATCCCACCGCCCCCGAATGGCGGGACGATTTCGGGCCCCGAGAGGCTGAGCAGGTGCTGCGGGACAACCATGCCAGCCGCGGCCACGTGCCCCTGTCGATCTACGTTCATATCCCCTTTTGCCACAAGCTGTGTTACTTCTGCGGTTGCAACATGTGGGTCACCCAGAAGCAGGAACTGGTCGAGCGATACCTGAACGCCGTCGAGCAGGAACTGGCCAGGGTCGGGGAACTCGCCGGACGCGGACGCGAAGTCGTTCAGGTCCACTGGGGCGGGGGCACCCCCACTTACCTGGACAGCGCCCAGATCACCCGGCTCTTCCAGGCCATCACCAAGCATTTCCGCCTGCGGCCGGAGGCCGAAATATCGCTGGAATTGCATCCGGCCGTGACGAGTTTCGAACAGCTCGCGACCCTGCGCCATCTCGGCTTCAACCGCGTCAGCATGGGGATTCAGGATTTCGACGCCAAGGTGCAAGAAACCGTCAACCGTGTGCAACCCTTCGAGGTTACCCGAGACTTGATTGCGGAGTGTCGTCGCCTGGGCTTCCTGAGCGTCAACACCGACCTGATGTACGGTCTGCCGCACCAGACTCCGGCGGGATTTGCGGACACGCTCGACAAGGTGGCGGCCATCAACCCGGACCGACTCGCCCTGTTCAACTATGCCCACGTGCCCTGGTTGAAAAAGCACCAGAGTGTGTTCACCCCGGAAAGCCTTCCAAGCGCGGAAACCAAGCTGTCGCTGTTTGAAATGGCGATCGCCCGACTGCTCGGAATGGGCTACCGCTACATCGGCATGGACCACTTTGCGCGCCCGGATGATGAACTCACGCGCCATCAGGCGGATGGAACCTTGCGTCGCAATTTTATGGGATACACCACCCATGCGGACACCGACCTGCTGGCATTCGGCCCATCGGCCATTTCTGACCTGGCCCAGGCTTACGTGCAAAATGACCGCAACGTGTTCGATTACATGAAGCGCGTCGAGGCGGGAGACTTGCCGGTGGTGCGAGGCTTGCCATTGACCCCCGATGATCGGTTGCGACGGGATGTGATCAACCGCTTGTTTTGCTTGCTGCACGTGAGCAAGGACGCCGTGGAGGCAGAATTCGGCATCGACTTTGACGCCACCTTCGCCGCTGCCCTCACCGCCCTGGCGCCGATGGAGGCCGATGGGCTTCTGGAGCGTGGCCCGCGAGACCTGTATGTCACCTCACGCGGCCAGATTCTGCTGCGCAATCTGGCCATGCAATTCGATGCTTACCTGGGGCGTACGCCGCCTTCGGAACGACGCTTCTCACGCACCCTGTAA
- the hemA gene encoding glutamyl-tRNA reductase, whose amino-acid sequence MQLVLLGTSHQTASVDIREKLSFTDRQAEAALARLLGCTGILEGVILSTCNRTEIYAVTPDPDAARATLREFWCREKRVEQGLLDAYGYFYVHEDAIRHLHRVAAGIDSLIVGEGQILAQVKAALSESQRLDAAGQYLEALFQQAIKVGKGVRTETNIGRGSVSVSSAAVDMAAAKLGDLQDRIVLIYGAGKMSSHTIKALTQRGAQHVYIVNRTFERAQEAARRLGCEALSLEDGRMLHAVADVIICCTSAPHYLLGPNNYPAVPGRARMLIDIAVPRNIDPALAEVPGVTLIDLDGLEAVARHNREERANLIIDAEVLIEAQVKDFISRLASFQVVPTIQAFTEHFERLAADEISIFLERQPGLLHRDPRAALERFAHHLLGRLTHPPVARLKTLDTNERTSHAAALARLFDLEVEDATQRYLRKRIPQRDKARSNAGESLID is encoded by the coding sequence ATGCAACTCGTCCTACTCGGAACCAGCCACCAGACCGCCAGCGTCGACATCCGCGAAAAGCTGAGCTTCACCGACCGCCAGGCGGAAGCTGCTCTGGCCCGTCTGCTGGGCTGTACCGGCATTCTGGAGGGGGTCATCCTCTCCACCTGCAATCGGACGGAAATCTATGCGGTGACGCCGGACCCTGATGCGGCGCGCGCCACGCTACGTGAATTCTGGTGTCGAGAAAAGCGGGTCGAGCAGGGCCTGCTGGACGCCTACGGATATTTCTACGTCCACGAGGACGCCATTCGCCACCTGCATCGCGTGGCCGCTGGCATCGACTCCCTGATCGTGGGCGAAGGGCAGATTTTGGCCCAGGTCAAGGCCGCCCTCTCCGAATCGCAACGTCTGGATGCAGCGGGGCAGTATCTGGAGGCGCTCTTCCAGCAAGCCATCAAGGTGGGCAAGGGCGTGCGTACGGAAACCAACATCGGACGAGGGTCCGTCTCGGTGAGTTCCGCAGCCGTGGACATGGCGGCGGCCAAACTGGGCGACCTTCAAGACCGCATCGTGCTGATCTACGGGGCGGGCAAGATGAGTTCCCACACCATCAAGGCACTCACCCAGCGAGGGGCCCAGCACGTTTACATCGTCAATCGAACCTTCGAGCGGGCGCAGGAAGCCGCCCGCCGCCTCGGTTGCGAGGCCCTCTCCCTGGAAGATGGCCGCATGTTGCATGCGGTGGCGGATGTGATCATCTGCTGTACCTCCGCCCCGCATTACCTGCTCGGGCCCAACAATTACCCGGCCGTGCCGGGCCGAGCGCGCATGCTGATCGACATCGCCGTGCCCCGCAATATTGACCCCGCGCTGGCGGAAGTGCCGGGCGTGACCTTGATCGATCTGGATGGCCTGGAAGCGGTGGCGCGCCACAACCGGGAAGAACGGGCCAATCTGATTATCGACGCGGAAGTCTTGATCGAGGCGCAGGTCAAAGACTTCATCTCCCGCCTGGCCTCTTTTCAGGTGGTGCCCACGATTCAAGCCTTCACGGAACATTTTGAAAGACTCGCGGCCGACGAAATCAGCATCTTCTTGGAACGCCAGCCCGGCCTGTTGCATCGCGATCCACGGGCGGCCTTGGAGCGCTTTGCCCACCACCTGCTCGGCCGCCTCACGCATCCTCCGGTGGCCCGCCTCAAGACGCTCGACACCAATGAACGGACCAGCCACGCCGCCGCATTGGCCCGGCTGTTCGATCTGGAGGTCGAAGACGCGACCCAGCGTTACTTGCGCAAGCGCATTCCGCAACGTGACAAGGCCCGTTCGAACGCCGGAGAGAGCTTGATTGACTGA
- a CDS encoding isocitrate/isopropylmalate family dehydrogenase, producing MKTLPVAVLAGDGVGGEVMPACLEVLRATGARHGFQLLVREGQIGLTAYHATGHALPGVTMALCRGAPAVLVGPLAGPKHLDSPSSKQPRQALIKLRDWLGTFATVRPIRTYPALGRASGDVRTPFDLVMVYDHSSGLFYGQPRSLVRLPEGEVATNTMVYTSQEVCRVVNLACELARKRRGEVQSVDQAKLLETGQVWAHAVEAIAPGLRDVRLTRRDATHFFFELVRQPERYDVLVSEMSLGHLMAAVAQGLTGSFAVHPVAYLGGATSIFQPAHGSGPHIAGQGVADPLGMIRCGAFMLRWVFGEVTAADAIESAIEKVLAAGLRPAELCDGREPSLVPCSTRDLTAALIAALDVA from the coding sequence ATGAAAACGCTTCCCGTGGCGGTGCTCGCGGGGGATGGCGTGGGGGGCGAGGTCATGCCAGCCTGCCTGGAGGTGCTTCGGGCCACGGGCGCTCGACACGGGTTTCAACTGCTGGTTCGCGAGGGGCAGATTGGCTTGACGGCGTACCACGCCACCGGTCACGCCTTGCCCGGCGTCACCATGGCATTGTGTCGAGGGGCGCCGGCGGTGCTGGTGGGGCCGTTGGCCGGCCCCAAGCATCTCGATTCTCCTTCCTCGAAACAACCTCGCCAGGCATTGATCAAATTACGGGATTGGCTGGGCACTTTTGCCACGGTTCGCCCCATCCGGACCTATCCGGCCCTTGGCCGCGCAAGCGGCGATGTCAGGACGCCGTTCGACCTCGTGATGGTCTATGACCACAGCAGCGGGCTATTTTATGGTCAACCTCGGAGCCTTGTGCGTTTGCCGGAGGGAGAGGTCGCCACCAACACGATGGTTTACACCTCGCAGGAGGTTTGCAGGGTGGTGAATCTGGCCTGTGAACTCGCCCGCAAGCGACGCGGTGAAGTCCAATCGGTCGATCAGGCCAAGCTGCTCGAAACGGGCCAGGTGTGGGCGCACGCGGTGGAGGCGATCGCCCCTGGGCTCCGTGATGTGCGCCTGACGCGCCGGGATGCGACCCACTTCTTTTTCGAGCTGGTCAGGCAACCTGAGCGCTATGACGTGCTGGTGTCGGAGATGTCCCTCGGTCACCTGATGGCGGCGGTGGCGCAGGGCCTGACGGGCAGTTTCGCGGTGCATCCAGTGGCATACCTGGGGGGAGCCACCAGCATTTTTCAACCCGCGCACGGCTCGGGACCTCACATTGCCGGACAGGGCGTGGCGGACCCCCTGGGCATGATTCGCTGCGGCGCATTCATGCTCCGCTGGGTGTTCGGCGAGGTGACGGCAGCCGACGCGATCGAAAGCGCGATCGAGAAGGTCCTGGCCGCCGGTTTGCGCCCCGCCGAGTTGTGTGACGGACGGGAACCTTCGCTGGTGCCCTGCTCGACCCGAGACCTGACGGCGGCCCTGATTGCCGCGCTGGACGTGGCTTGA
- the hemE gene encoding uroporphyrinogen decarboxylase, with protein MSDIRDSLLLRALRREPVPRPPVWIMRQAGRYMPEFRAVRAKHSFLTVCKTPELACEVTLQPIGPIGVDAAIIFSDILTPLEAMGMALVFDEKGPHLPDPIRSPNDIQKLRTVVPEEGVGYLGQALRMVKAALPAGMPLLGFAGAPWTLAAYMIEGGGSKNYDRIKRFMYNEPEAFDGLMNRLVAMLVDYLRYQIGAGADAVQIFESWGGVLSPRDFERFALPYTRRVVAGVKGAGVPVIVYMNGAGQALEHLAGSGCDAVGIDWRTDLGQAFDRIGGQVAIQGNMDPCMLYAPVADIAAEVRRLHAQVAGRPGHVFNLGHGILPDVPVPHAQAFVDAVKSLAEVATRA; from the coding sequence ATGTCCGACATCCGTGACTCCCTGCTCCTCCGTGCGCTTCGACGCGAGCCCGTTCCGCGACCGCCGGTGTGGATCATGCGTCAGGCCGGGCGGTACATGCCGGAATTCCGCGCGGTCCGGGCCAAGCACTCATTCCTGACGGTGTGCAAGACCCCGGAATTGGCCTGCGAAGTCACGCTGCAACCCATTGGCCCGATCGGCGTCGACGCCGCCATTATCTTTTCCGACATCCTGACCCCGCTGGAAGCGATGGGCATGGCGCTCGTCTTCGATGAGAAAGGCCCCCACCTGCCAGACCCCATTCGGTCGCCGAACGACATCCAGAAACTGCGAACGGTCGTGCCTGAGGAGGGGGTGGGTTACCTGGGACAGGCCCTGCGCATGGTCAAGGCGGCCTTGCCCGCGGGAATGCCCCTGCTGGGCTTCGCCGGTGCGCCTTGGACGCTGGCTGCCTACATGATCGAGGGCGGCGGCAGCAAGAATTACGACCGGATCAAGCGTTTCATGTACAACGAACCCGAAGCCTTCGACGGCCTGATGAATCGACTGGTGGCCATGTTGGTGGATTACCTCCGCTACCAGATTGGGGCGGGGGCAGACGCCGTGCAGATCTTCGAGAGCTGGGGAGGCGTGCTGTCTCCGCGCGATTTCGAGCGGTTCGCCTTGCCGTATACCCGTCGCGTGGTGGCGGGTGTGAAGGGGGCCGGAGTCCCGGTCATCGTGTACATGAACGGCGCGGGCCAGGCCCTGGAACATCTGGCAGGGAGCGGGTGCGACGCGGTGGGGATCGACTGGCGAACGGACCTGGGCCAAGCCTTCGACCGGATTGGGGGCCAGGTCGCCATTCAAGGCAACATGGACCCGTGTATGCTGTACGCGCCCGTCGCGGACATCGCGGCGGAGGTGCGTCGCCTGCACGCGCAGGTGGCCGGTCGCCCCGGGCACGTGTTCAATCTGGGGCACGGCATCCTGCCGGACGTGCCGGTGCCACACGCGCAGGCGTTTGTGGACGCGGTGAAGTCGCTCGCCGAGGTCGCCACGCGTGCCTGA
- a CDS encoding CopD family protein, with amino-acid sequence MLWLKAFHVISIIAWMAGMLYIWRLYVYHAMEQEQVVMDRLVIMERRLLNYITTPAMLASLATGASLVALAPSAYLTQPWMHLKLTLLLGLFASHGMAVAHRKKLLANPRVKPPGFYRVMNEVPTLFMVGIVIAVIVRPWAR; translated from the coding sequence ATGCTCTGGCTCAAAGCCTTTCACGTCATCTCGATCATCGCCTGGATGGCCGGTATGCTCTATATCTGGCGGCTCTATGTGTATCACGCAATGGAGCAGGAACAGGTGGTCATGGACCGCCTGGTCATCATGGAGCGGCGGCTGCTGAACTACATCACGACGCCCGCCATGCTCGCCTCCCTCGCCACCGGAGCCAGCCTGGTCGCACTGGCGCCGTCCGCCTATCTGACCCAGCCCTGGATGCATCTGAAACTGACGCTGTTGTTGGGCCTGTTTGCCAGTCACGGCATGGCGGTGGCGCACCGAAAGAAGCTGCTGGCCAATCCGCGCGTCAAGCCGCCAGGCTTTTATCGCGTGATGAATGAGGTACCGACCCTGTTCATGGTCGGCATCGTGATCGCCGTGATCGTTCGACCGTGGGCGCGCTGA
- the hemC gene encoding hydroxymethylbilane synthase, translating into MTDAGHLRLGSRGSALALWQTRHVADALCRLHPGLTTEIVVIKTTGDKILDVPLARIGDRGLFVKEIEEALLAGTIDLAVHSLKDLPTQLPAGLSVAAVLPREDARDCVVSVRFAQLASMPAGTVVGTSSLRRRAQLQRAFPQLAFADVRGNLQTRLAKLERGEYDALVLAAAGLTRLDLAARITEYLPPDICLPAVGQGVLAVECRAADARVQQLLAPLEDGEARACVLAERSLLAALEGGCQVPIAAHATCHDGELHLTGLVAALTGSPCLRFSESGTTDAAVSLGQRVAQQLRAQGADELLEHVRRGALS; encoded by the coding sequence TTGACTGACGCCGGGCACCTTCGTCTGGGCAGCCGGGGCAGCGCGCTGGCGCTGTGGCAGACCCGTCACGTGGCCGATGCGCTTTGCCGGCTTCATCCTGGGTTGACCACCGAAATCGTCGTGATCAAAACGACGGGGGACAAGATCTTGGATGTCCCGCTGGCACGCATCGGTGACCGAGGCCTGTTCGTCAAAGAAATCGAGGAGGCCCTGCTGGCCGGCACCATTGATCTGGCCGTACATTCCTTGAAGGACCTGCCAACCCAGCTTCCTGCCGGGCTTTCCGTTGCAGCGGTACTGCCCCGAGAAGATGCCCGCGACTGTGTCGTGAGCGTACGTTTCGCGCAACTGGCCAGCATGCCGGCCGGGACGGTCGTCGGAACCAGCAGTCTGCGTCGCCGGGCTCAGTTGCAGCGGGCCTTTCCGCAGCTTGCCTTCGCCGATGTGAGGGGGAATCTGCAAACCAGACTCGCCAAGCTCGAACGTGGGGAATACGATGCCCTGGTGCTGGCTGCAGCCGGCCTCACGCGGTTGGACCTGGCTGCGCGCATCACGGAATACCTGCCCCCAGACATCTGCCTGCCGGCCGTGGGCCAGGGCGTGCTGGCCGTGGAGTGTCGTGCCGCCGACGCACGCGTCCAGCAACTGCTGGCGCCGCTGGAAGACGGGGAGGCGCGCGCCTGTGTGCTGGCGGAACGCAGCTTGCTGGCGGCCTTGGAGGGAGGTTGTCAGGTGCCCATTGCGGCCCATGCCACCTGCCACGACGGCGAGTTACACCTGACAGGGCTGGTGGCCGCCCTGACGGGCTCCCCTTGCCTGCGATTCTCGGAATCGGGAACGACGGACGCGGCGGTGTCGCTGGGACAGCGCGTGGCCCAACAGTTGCGGGCGCAAGGGGCAGACGAATTGCTCGAGCACGTGCGTCGTGGCGCGCTCAGCTGA